Proteins found in one Chionomys nivalis chromosome 15, mChiNiv1.1, whole genome shotgun sequence genomic segment:
- the Btf3 gene encoding transcription factor BTF3 isoform X2, with protein sequence MRRTGAPAQADSRGRGRARGGCPGGEATPSLPPPLGGTGGQEPQMKETIMNQEKLAKLQAQVRIGGKGTARRKKKVVHRTATADDKKLQFSLKKLGVNNISGIEEVNMFTNQGTVIHFNNPKVQASLAANTFTITGHAETKQLTEMLPSILNQLGADSLTSLRRLAEALPKQSVDGKAPLATGEDDDDEVPDLVENFDEASKNEAN encoded by the exons ATGCGACGGACAGGCGCTCCCGCTCAGGCCGACTCTCGGGGGCGAGGGCGAGCCAGGGGCGGCTGCCCCGGGGGCGAGGCGACGCCgtctcttcctccacctctcgGCGGGACCGGAGGACAGGAGCCTCAG ATGAAAGAAACGATCATGAACCAGGAAAAACTGGCCAAGCTGCAGGCACAAGTGCGCATTGGTGGGAaa GGAACTGCTCGCAGAAAGAAGAAGGTGGTTCACAGAACAGCCACAGCAGATGATAAAAAACTGCAGTTCTCCTTAAAGAAGTTAGGGGTGAACAATATCTCTGGTATTGAAGAG gTGAACATGTTTACAAACCAAGGAACAGTGATCCATTTTAACAACCCTAAAGTTCAGGCGTctctggcagcaaacaccttcacCATTACAGGCCACGCCGAGACAAAGCAACTGACAGAAATGCTTCCCAGCATTCTAAACCAGCTTGGGGCAGACAGTCTGACTAGTTTAAGGAGACTGGCTGAAGCTCTGCCCAAACAAT CTGTGGATGGAAAAGCACCCCTTGCTACTggagaggatgatgatgatgaagtccCAG ACCTGGTGGAGAATTTTGATGAGGCTTCTAAGAACGAGGCAAACTGA
- the Btf3 gene encoding transcription factor BTF3 isoform X1, with amino-acid sequence MKETIMNQEKLAKLQAQVRIGGKGTARRKKKVVHRTATADDKKLQFSLKKLGVNNISGIEEVNMFTNQGTVIHFNNPKVQASLAANTFTITGHAETKQLTEMLPSILNQLGADSLTSLRRLAEALPKQCEYP; translated from the exons ATGAAAGAAACGATCATGAACCAGGAAAAACTGGCCAAGCTGCAGGCACAAGTGCGCATTGGTGGGAaa GGAACTGCTCGCAGAAAGAAGAAGGTGGTTCACAGAACAGCCACAGCAGATGATAAAAAACTGCAGTTCTCCTTAAAGAAGTTAGGGGTGAACAATATCTCTGGTATTGAAGAG gTGAACATGTTTACAAACCAAGGAACAGTGATCCATTTTAACAACCCTAAAGTTCAGGCGTctctggcagcaaacaccttcacCATTACAGGCCACGCCGAGACAAAGCAACTGACAGAAATGCTTCCCAGCATTCTAAACCAGCTTGGGGCAGACAGTCTGACTAGTTTAAGGAGACTGGCTGAAGCTCTGCCCAAACAATGTGAGTATCCTTAG